A segment of the Crassostrea angulata isolate pt1a10 chromosome 10, ASM2561291v2, whole genome shotgun sequence genome:
AATAAATTGTCAAGTTCATTCATTGTTCTGAAATAAAATTCCAGGTGTTCAAATAGATTTAActtgatttttgttttagttacagtaacattaatatttcaatttgttaacTCCAGAATAGCGTGAATGAGTGGTCTTATACAACAGTTTCATCTATGATGTATTAATTCTAtatcaatttaatcattttgctaataacacaaaacaaaataatcataaaaacttACTGATTGAAAGAGATGGTCAGACTGCAAGCATATAATCACTAATGAATcagcaaataattaaaaaatccaGAGGTTTGACAAATCTTACTTCACGGCCTATGTGTTAAACAAGAAATGAGATACAGCAAATAAATAATGACTTTTAGACGTCAGCACAAGGGGCAGCTTGTACCTCTCATGTAATTTTGTTAGATAACAGATGCTGAGTGAAACAGAAACGTCTTAACTTAGGTCAAATTTATGACCCGCACTCCCTATCCCAAACATGCAAACACAAGAGGTCTCGACAGATTTAATTACTATACATTACTATTACTTCAAGAGAAATGCTTACTCAGTTGttgctgaaaataaaataaatttgccATAAAATGAGAACTGTTATAATggtttaatataatttcaacATAGCTGTGATTTTGTTCGACATTAAGTGGGGGGGCACAGACATACTCTTGCCCCCCCATatctgaaagtgggggggctagtgCCCCCGCTGCCCCCCCCTGTGACTACGCCTATGTAATATGTGTCACAAATTCAAGCGACCATCACCATCAAGAAAGCaaatgcataggcgtcggaacagggggggggggcacttttatttttgcacccccccccttcctctCCTTTTGATTTGCTTTCGACGCCGAAATGATTTATGACTCCTTCAGAAAAAAGCCTTCATCATGAAAGAATGACATTCTGATATAATTAAGCAATTTGAAACTATAATATTTCAAACTCTCTCGATTTATTAAATCCCATCTGCAAAGTTTAGAAAGCAAATGCAATGAAATGAAGGTGAATGTAGTTTTGGTTTCGTTTATTCTGTAGATCAAAGAGAAGTAACTCTGTTCATTCGAGTGTGGATCCAGgctttttttcggggggggggggggggtattttcaataaattgcGTACTTATTTCTGTATTGATTTAATTGCGTATTTATTTctgtattgattttgttttgaaaaaatgagaTCCGGgtgtaattttaatatattgcgTATTcacttttttactttttattcattttttgaaatataatgagATCATAGATATAATGTACGCCAGTAATATGCTTATCATCAATAACCTTCacttccaaaaataaaatcttttagaGATGGCAATGTCTGCAGAAGATGAAATACAGGCGATGGCCCAGCACTATTTGGTTTGTGGCACTGAAGACTGTAAGAGGAACTGTCAGTTCTATTGCAATCCTTGTCACCAAAGATTGTGTGAAAGATGCAGAGATGAACATCAGAAGAGTCCAGATACCAAGGAACATGAAGTGGTCACATACAAACAACGCAAACCACAACTTCCAGAGGAGAAATGCAATCTCCATCCAAAACGAAATGTAGAAATTCTTTGTAAGGAATGTAATGTCCCTCTTTGCGCTAAATGTATCTTCATGAAAGAGCACACCGGTCATCAACTTGACGATCTGGAAGAAAAATACGCAGAAAAGGTCGCATTTTGCAGATCAGAAATCTCCAAAATCCAAGAGTATTACCTCTCAACATCACaaggtttaaaaaaagagaTTAGAGAAGATGTCATGGAAATAAAGAAGACTATGGACAACATCAGAAATTCCATAAAGACTGAAGCGGAGTCTCTGAAAGAGCTGGTGGATAGGGTAACATCAGACAAATTGGAACAAGCCAATAAAATAGAAGAAACACTTctcaaaacattaaatttacaGGAAAAAACTTATGAGGACTACACTGAATATCTTGAAAAACTTCTGAAGGAGTTTCACAGGTACAAGTCCATCACCAATTTCAGAGTTTTATTTTCTGaggattttgataaattgaaaatCCAGTCCATACCAGAGACAACACAGCTTGTCCTACCAGTGTTTACTGCTGGCCAGTTCTACAAAGACGATGTTTCTAAGTTGCTTGGTAGCGTAAATTTTCCGAACACCAAACCTGATAATAGAACAATAAAACCCATGGAGACTGCCTCTACACAGTTGAAACTTACAGGGAAACAGACGAGACGAGACGTAGAGAAATTAGACATGAAACAAACACTGTCTCTGTCTTCCTCTGTCACCAAGGTCAAGGAGTACACGGTACCAGGTGTTGACAGGGTATATCATTTATCATTGGGTAAATCGGGCAGACTCTGGTGCAGTGATCATTATGGTAACCTTGTCCAAATAGATCTAGAAGGGAATCAGCTACAGAAGATACAAACCAGTGGTAAAGATGAGGGATACCACACAGTCACACCGACCGGGGACCTGCTCTACGCAGACAGAGACAACAAAGTTATCAATAGGATAAAACAGGATAATACGATCActacatttattaaaacagGAGACTGGGAACCAATCAGCATACACTCCTCCCACATCAACGGGGACGTACTGGTGGGGATGGAAAAAGGTGTAGAGGCTAAAGTCACCAGGTACAACAAGACAGGGaaagaaatacagaacatacagaGGGACAACAACGGACAGGAACTGTATGAGTATCCACACTtcatcacagaaaacatcaatggtgaTATCTGTACATCAAACTTTAACAAACGAGCTGTAGTGGTAGTGAATAAATCAGGACAACACAGATTCTCCTACACAGGTCGGGGGTCAGGGGTTTCCCCCGATGGTATCTGTACTGATCTCCTTGGTCACATCATTGTCTGTAACGGTTGTTTTGGAAATAATTCACTTGACATCATTGATCAGGACGGTCAGTTCTTGTCTCAACTACTCCCACCACAACAAGGGATACTTCCCTGTTGTGTGTGTGTTGATGATGAGAGCAATCTCCATGTGGGACAATTGTACACCAACACAGTGACAGTCTACAAGTATCTACAGTAAATCTTCAACGTAAAGATTTATGTCAGCCGTCATTCAACAGCTTTTGTATATAAGACATTTATTTTGTCTTCGATCTAAATCATTTGGAATGTTGTATCAACGTGCGTGTAGTAAAATGCATTTGCTATAACACTAAATAAACTGA
Coding sequences within it:
- the LOC128164635 gene encoding uncharacterized protein LOC128164635, translating into MAMSAEDEIQAMAQHYLVCGTEDCKRNCQFYCNPCHQRLCERCRDEHQKSPDTKEHEVVTYKQRKPQLPEEKCNLHPKRNVEILCKECNVPLCAKCIFMKEHTGHQLDDLEEKYAEKVAFCRSEISKIQEYYLSTSQGLKKEIREDVMEIKKTMDNIRNSIKTEAESLKELVDRVTSDKLEQANKIEETLLKTLNLQEKTYEDYTEYLEKLLKEFHRYKSITNFRVLFSEDFDKLKIQSIPETTQLVLPVFTAGQFYKDDVSKLLGSVNFPNTKPDNRTIKPMETASTQLKLTGKQTRRDVEKLDMKQTLSLSSSVTKVKEYTVPGVDRVYHLSLGKSGRLWCSDHYGNLVQIDLEGNQLQKIQTSGKDEGYHTVTPTGDLLYADRDNKVINRIKQDNTITTFIKTGDWEPISIHSSHINGDVLVGMEKGVEAKVTRYNKTGKEIQNIQRDNNGQELYEYPHFITENINGDICTSNFNKRAVVVVNKSGQHRFSYTGRGSGVSPDGICTDLLGHIIVCNGCFGNNSLDIIDQDGQFLSQLLPPQQGILPCCVCVDDESNLHVGQLYTNTVTVYKYLQ